The Mucilaginibacter gracilis genomic interval ACCTAAAGCCGAAGGTATAATAAGGGTAGCTTTAGATCCTTTGTTTAACAATAACAAACCTTCGTCCCAACCTGCAATAACCTGGTGTACACCAACCACAATATGTGCCGGTTTGTATCTTTCGGGCATCATTGGCTGGTAAACGCCTTTGTTTTCTTTCTTCATTGCCTCTTCTTTAATGTTGGTATCAAATACCTTACCGTTGGTAAAATGGCCAATGTATGATAAAACCGCGGTATCGCCCGGAGCAATGTTAGAGCCGCTACCTGGTTTGGTAATAACGTAGTTAATGCCCGATGCTGTTTTGGTTACGGTTAGCTTTTTATCTTCAATGTAGCTCTTAATTTTTCCTGGCTCGGCAGCTTTAACCTTATCGGTTACGCCTTTAAAGTAATCTTTAATTTTTGCCTGAAAAGCAGCATCACTAAGTGTACCTTTAGGTATAACCTTGGTAATACGTAAGTAGTAGTTAATGTATTTACTTTTAAACGGAGGTTTTTGCTGACCAGGGCTTTTTTTCAACATCGTATCAATATTGTTTTTAACAATAACGCTATCGCCTTCGTTCAACAACAATAAAACACTTTGCAAATCGCCTTTAAATTGCGTTTTTGGTACCATTGCAGCTACCGGGTGTCCGGTTTCGTAAGTGCTGGTTAAAACCGAATCACCGTCTGTTTTAATTACCCATTCGATGCTGATAAAATCGCCTTCTTTGATAGCCGAACCACTTGAATTGTGGTCAACAACGCTATATAGTGTACCACCGCCACTATCTTTAAATCCACCTTTACAGCCTGCTAAACCTAATGCA includes:
- a CDS encoding FKBP-type peptidyl-prolyl cis-trans isomerase yields the protein MKKNWKFLAVIALGLAGCKGGFKDSGGGTLYSVVDHNSSGSAIKEGDFISIEWVIKTDGDSVLTSTYETGHPVAAMVPKTQFKGDLQSVLLLLNEGDSVIVKNNIDTMLKKSPGQQKPPFKSKYINYYLRITKVIPKGTLSDAAFQAKIKDYFKGVTDKVKAAEPGKIKSYIEDKKLTVTKTASGINYVITKPGSGSNIAPGDTAVLSYIGHFTNGKVFDTNIKEEAMKKENKGVYQPMMPERYKPAHIVVGVHQVIAGWDEGLLLLNKGSKATLIIPSALGYGEQGGGPIPPFAPLVFEVEVLDIIHPNPNAPKPVIPQMQMPTTSQPITK